The nucleotide window ttaatactattatgtaaatatttattgattttcttCCAAAAGTATTTATAGTAGTATTTTGTTAGAGTTAACTGCATTTTTAACttctataaaattaaatatcttaTAAGTTTAGACTCGTAAACAAAATTAAGGTTCTTATATAAAAATGGATGTTTTAGTCCTCCTACAAACGAATTAAAAGTACCATACTTATAAAACataagggactaaaaacacaaattttataaataaaatgtagaactaaaaattgatagaaaataataataatacttatGAATCTTGTGTCGGAGGTCACTTTTGTTGGGTTAATATTtggtttgttaaaaataataataataataataataataataataatatagtacttattaaaaattgataatttttttgtcaaaaataaatgatattcattcattcgaattgatagagtacatcaatacaatataaattcaaagtcgttaaaaaaatgaattgtgaacaaactcacaacatctatGTTAGTAGCATAAAACGACATAGTATCTCTACCTACGAATATGAATATATTCAAATATCTAGAATACTCATCTCTCCAGACATGCAATGTTGACGGCGTCAAAATCATTGATTGGATCTACACTTGTTCAAAGCTAATATTTCAACCTGAATTAAATAATCATCGCACTAAGATGAAAAATCAataaacacaccgcacaaagacgagaaatcaaaacaaacagaagcACACAAAGACgacaaaatctcaaaaacaaacgaaagaataCCAAAAATGTATGGAACCTACTTatttgaaggaaaaacaattcaaatGGGGGATGTTGGATCAAAATTGACCTTAAATCACCTCTTGTAGTAACAGCTAGATtttgaaaggagaaaaaaaaattgataataaaattttataagggtctaaacttaaaaatgcatatgtaattttttcttttacgcTGTTTTTTGTTTGATAGATTTCTAAATCGTCATTTTAAGAACgaaaacattcaaaataaattaaatttattaaattttaaatttaaaaaagagaaaatgagaCATGCATCATCGGTGTAAATTATTTGTAAGGAAATGTTAATTAGTCCCGACACTAGTAAAGactttaaatgataatttttttgtaaaaatatgtgttataaaatgcattgaaaatttaaaactttgacatttttgtagaataattatttaatttaaaatgtttatgtaaattttttaaaaagcgGTTATAATATATACTTACATGACAAATTGGATGTTGATGTAAAAACTAATATACACCGTCGGTGtaccttcattaaaaaaaccttgaagaaagaagaaaataatttcaatcaaaataacAACAGCTAGTGTGTCTCTCTCTCGCCGCACTGCCATCATTCAGCTCCGCCAAAAGCATCACCGCCGCACCACTTTACCCTTCCTTTAGCTTCCTGTGAAGAGGTAAAACATACACTCTCTTGGTGATTCCatcattgtttattttgttgctaaaaaaaaattcattttttgggttttgtttGAATCCTAAATTGGGGGTTTTTGCTTTGAGAGTACAATTTTTAGATGTGGAGCTGATTTTTCTCATTGGGTTGTTTCTCTTGACGGTATTTCATGTGGTTTTGATGGGTTTTTAGTTAGTTACTCTTTGAGTATAGGTTTGAATTTTGCAGACAAGgtgtttgttgaaatgtcaCAATGAATTTGGTTATTTGGTTTTGAGCTGAACTTGTTTCTAATGATTTTAACATGATTGTAAGTAGATATGATTTGTTGAGAATGTATGATTTCTTGTTTAGTTGGTAGAAATTTGTATGAATAGTCTTGTCTTTAAGGTGTTTCAAGGATTGATTTAGTATGAATTTAGATGTGTGTATGAATTTAGAGGTGTCTCTTATGGGCTATGGACAGTTTATGTATTCTAgtattgtttgtgtttttgttaattttgttggaaaaaaatacatttttagcGCTTCGGTTAAATCCAAAATTGGGGGTTTTGCTTGGGGGTGGGGTGCTGGTGGTTTCTGATTGGATTGTTTCTCTTGATATTGTTTCATGTGATTGACGCGTTTAGAACTTGTTCTCTTTTGGTATAGGATTGGATTTTTCAAACAAggtgtttgttgaaatgttgcAACTTGCAATGAGTTTGGTTGTGTTGGTTTTTGAGTTGAACATGTTTCTAATTGTTTTAAGATGCTTGCAAGTAGATATTATTTGTTGAGATGGATGATTTCTTGTTTGGTTGACTAATTGAAAATCCATATGAAAATGCTTTTAAGGTGTTTCAATAGTCGATTTAGTATAGAATACATTTACATGTGTTTGTAAGATGTGCTTAATTTTAGCTTGTGGAAGTTTATACTTCTTCAGAAGTGATTTTAAAAATTGAGTGGTTAGTAAATGTGATTCCCAATTATGGGGTTTGAGGCTATAAAGGTTAGTAAATAATTTGCATCTTTGTCCCAGGGTCGTAGATTCGTAGAAGTAGTGAAGATGAGTAGCAGCAAGAAAACTGGTCCCCCCAAACATCAGAACAAGATTGCTTGGAAACCTAATGCTGGTATCAAGATCAACGAAACTGTATGTATCTAACTTAACTCggctttttcttttaatattaaatataaagttttaaatatatacatgtatatatagatGCATGTAATAACACAATACAATACAGGAAGTTGGAGGAAGATTTAGACCTCTATCTGAGATAACTGGAGTGTGCCCTCGCTGTAAGGAACAAATTGATTGGAAACGACGTTATGGAAAATACAAGCCTCTTCACGAACCTGCCAAATGGTACTGTACTATCTTGCTTTTCCTTCTTTTTGTATATttacattaataaaaatattttttttgttcccATTTTTTGGCATTTCGTTGATTGATTAGTTAATTGGGTTGTCCTTTTTGTTGTTTGGTTTATCGCAGTCAAAGATGTTCAAAACGTAATGTTCGCCAAGCTTACCATAATTTGTGTTTCGGTAAGTGGTATTATTTACACTTCATTTGTTtgatctttctttttattttggggATTTGTTAAATGGGTATTTGCTAAATTATTAGTTGAATAtgggaaaaaattggatttctGGGAGTGTGGAGGTGGAAAGAAAACAGGGTATGAGTTCAATTAGTTCGAGTTTGTGAGTTTTCTAATGGAACACGTGTTTGTGAATAGTGGTTTTACAGAGATATCTGCAGAATTAGTGTACTTTCGGTTTAGCTTTTGCACAACTCAAATTGCTTCCCAATGCAATTTTGACCATGATTTACAGAAGCTAGCCTACAAATTGTAGCTTCCAGTTAGATGTGAGTTTGACACTCAACCCATCGTGAAAACAAACAGCCTGTTAGTATATTAGTATTATATGGAAGAAAATAATGGAATTTTAGGTGTGGAGgcagaaagaaaataaaaaagggtgCGAGTTCAATTAGTTGgagcttttgagtgcctgaaaaGTGATTTTGGGAGATATATAAAAACAGTGAGTGTAAACCGATAGAATTGAATGAGTAACACAATGGCATTTTAAGATGGTGAAATATGATTGAACGTTTAAGGTGTGAGTGAGTAGTTATTACACTGAAAGTGTCTAGCCTAGGTGAAATTAGTATAAAACTTAAAATGGGATTTCCTTTGTGATTATTTGTATTTTACTGATTGGCTTTTATGTTTGTGTAGGTTGTGCAAAGGAGCATCGTGTTTGCGCAAAATGTTGTTGCCGTGTGGAGCGTATAGTTGGAAGGTTgtctttcatattttatttttgataattgTTGTCTTTCACATTAGATGAAAGATTCACCAATTCAGTTTGTTTGTAACATTAAGTTTTATGCAAACTGAACGTTATTTAGCATTTCCTGACATAAATAAACACTCAACAAAGGATAAGAGAATCTTGGTTGATATGAATTTTTGCTTCTTGTAGGGACGTTTCAGAAGTTGAGGCTGAGAAAAAGATGCTTGAAGAGGTTTCTTTCTGTTTCCCACCCCCTTTTGCATCTCTTATTGTTGTCTTTTTTTGTACCTTTTGAATGTTAGACTTGTTCATCTTTTCATAGGTAGAAACTCAAAATAATTCTGGTATTTTTGCTGCAGGCCATTAAGAACGCTAGCGAAAGAGAAAGAAGATCCCTATTGCGTGCTGTAAGATACTAAAACCAAggctattcattttttttttacagcatATCCATTTATCCCAACTTGTTCTATTTAATAATgacataatttgaaataaaacctGACTATTGATTTGTAGGTTTACTTGAAAATCATTTCACTCAAGTTGAATTTGTTAAACAATAACTATTTATGAAGTTCAGTAATACCTTTTGACGGTTAATTGATGCACAGTAACTCTTTTAACATTGTTGCATATACATGTAATTACATAATCTTTGGGTTTATATTGATATTCTAAGGGTAAGACAAAGTCTATATATGCGATGATGTTAGGCATGATTCATTTCCTCTCCTGTGATGGGACTCTTTAATATGGCAAAGACATACTTGTATTGTTCATACCATGTTTGGCATAACGTCTTGTTCTGAAACATGCATGCTACTGATATTTTTTCCTACTTTCACTTCACTATCAGatgaacaacaaaaacaaagctaAGAGTTCAACAGACACCCCGACCGATACAAAAGATAACAAAGTAGGAGAATTATTTCCAAATTCTTCTTTGGAAGATTATGCCAAAAAGAATGGAGTTGTCAGGAAACATGACGATAGTAAAATTTGTGATAGTAAGCATGATGGTGATGAAAGTGAGGAGGAAGTTTTTGACGACGAAGATGATAATGACAGTGCGAGTGAAGAGTGTGACGAGGACAACAATGAGAACGTTCCCGATGAAGTGAATGCCAAGAAGGAATGATTAAGGATATTTGAGTATATCATTTTTGCAGAAATTACATTGTAGGGATACTTGCTTCTTTGCAGTTTGTTTTTGACATATTTATTACTAAATTTTGGGTGATTTGTTTTTGCTGAATACAAATTTTGGATATTATCATATTCTTCTGTCAATCAAAATGTAACCAAAATAGATATCATGTGTCTGCTGTCAGTAACATTTAAAAGTTTTGTATGAAATATGTTCTTATTTGGCTACGAGTTGCTTTTATTTCAGTGCTTTTAACTTTTGAAGTCTAAATTtattaatggtttttttttatatattataattatcattttattgtATAAACATTGTACAGAACATTTCTCCTACTTCGAAAAATTATTTTTCGGTATTAGTGTATTGAAGGGTATTTTTGTAGAtcttcaaaatgaaaataactcATGACAAACAAGCAAAACTCACCACCTTAAGCAAGTTAACAGGAGTCTGCATCCTGACTAACGATGATTGATTACTCTTGAAACGAAAGTAGATGTTTTATACCTATAACATGATTACTAAAAACACATTGAATGGATGAGAAACAGATCAACACCGAACATGACAGTCGCAACAGCAGTTGCAGTGGCTTCAAGGGACTACCGGTCAACATGatactcttttttctttcactaGATTTCATTCCTTTCATTTGTATTTGATGTTGTTCGTTGTTTGTCCTGTAACAAGTTTCATTGAGAAGAATAATGTCTCATCTATGGCCATGTTTGAAGTCTATGGCTATTTCCTCTATAAATATTTGTACATGATTTACTATCAATAACAACTCTGTAATTTGTCTACCTAAGAAATACAATTACTACACATTTAGAGGGAAGAGGAAAAACAAACATGCATAGTTTTTTTGTATGTACAGTCTCATTCCTCCCATTGTACATTAATTAACTCATAACAATGTTAGAAAAGAATACACCTAATCCAATGTAATtgtctaaaaaaatgaaaataatatttttccaaTAGGAAAAATATCAATCTATTCATCCAATCCAATGATTATTTCCTGAAAAATCAGTTACAAAAGCTGCTTGCTTAAATTTCAGCAGCAAATCCAATGATCAAGTTGTAGGAGCATAAGCTATTGTGTGCATATCCATTATCCAAAATCAACTCATCCCACAAAAGGAACTCAATTTACATAGTTTGGGACCATATCTTGGCTAATCAGTTGAAACAATACCAGATTGCTGACCAAACGCTTCTTCATCTTTTGCGCATAGGCGCTCTGAGTGAACAGAAAATGAAATACAGTTAAAAACGAGTTAAAAATGTTAGCATACATAAACGATAGTAATATACAGGAAGATTCAAAGTATGCTCGATTTGTTTACTGCCAATATcttcatacaaacaaaattataagtaaaaaaaaaaactatcttcCAAAAGGTAAAGTATGGCAGATTATCTGAATATAAGGTTGAATTACACCTATCTGGCATGCATATAATTTTAAGCTGAATCACAATGTATAAACATATCTCAGAACCACAAAACTGGGATGTGGTAATACAAAATCAAGAAATAACCAAGTCGATGATTATTTGAACTATTTCAATATTTGAATGCACCAGACATGAGTTTTAATCAAATACTCACAAGTCAAtaactaaatttaaaataaatatttgtttgaatagTTGAATGCACATAATAAGCAAACAAGCTTATGAACGCAGACAATATCTAATCAGAGAACAAGAATTCTTACTCAGATATTCGTAAGCCAGTATCATTGAAGTACCCCATGCTGACATGCTGACAAATCTTGGACCTAATCCTCTATAGACACCTTTCCAACCATCCTCACTGATCAATTCTTTAACAACTTGTTTAACAGAGCTTTTCTTTCCATGTCCCATCACCTGTGGTGCAAGCCATTGAGTCAGAAAAAATTAGGAGTCGGTTGACGAGCTAAAGTAAATATAATTGGTATTACATAATAATAGTAGTAAATTACTTCAAATGTTTTCCATTGTAGTTGTCATtgcttaatttatttcaaagagAGAGAACTTGTACAGTCACCAAATTTATACTGGGGCAATACATGATTTAGTGTCTGTGTTCATAATATCTAAAACTACTAAAAGATAATAGAAGAACATGcagagaaagagaaagtgagaagaaaACTGCTGTCTACAGGGATatacaagagagagagagagagggagagagagagagaga belongs to Medicago truncatula cultivar Jemalong A17 chromosome 6, MtrunA17r5.0-ANR, whole genome shotgun sequence and includes:
- the LOC25495416 gene encoding uncharacterized protein C9orf85 homolog, with the translated sequence MSSSKKTGPPKHQNKIAWKPNAGIKINETEVGGRFRPLSEITGVCPRCKEQIDWKRRYGKYKPLHEPAKCQRCSKRNVRQAYHNLCFGCAKEHRVCAKCCCRVERIVGRDVSEVEAEKKMLEEAIKNASERERRSLLRAMNNKNKAKSSTDTPTDTKDNKVGELFPNSSLEDYAKKNGVVRKHDDSKICDSKHDGDESEEEVFDDEDDNDSASEECDEDNNENVPDEVNAKKE